From the genome of bacterium, one region includes:
- a CDS encoding alpha/beta fold hydrolase translates to MAARFLLLVAALSSAGCATPVGVDQVEPQRLRRELTSTILTGPAPSARARQLLDRLSLIEAFEDTPEEALERVRVGLGGPDTAERLLGLAELSFAHGDATRDPIWYRAAALAAYAYLFPEKDQARPNPFDPGLRLAAELYNRGLALGFSGRSEADFSSVQNRWELPYGYIALEVDPAHLGWSGYRMRNVVPSAELRVRGLRNRYRRVGIGAPLAAAVERAEGEATGHRVGPKMRVPITALLRIEEPRTAVMTGKVSAALEIYVMDSSKEVRIGDRRVPLEYEPTTALAFGLENPAIWNLEFGGFFSGDFTPFEDKRQDGLVLQHPYRPGRVPVVLVHGTASSPGRWAELVNELQGDPTVGDRIQIWLFFYNTGNPILYSGSLLRQALRETVSDLDPSGTDPALQHMLVMGHSQGGLLTKLQAVNSDGVFWEGVSDRDISELELSDETRELLTRAMFVEALPFVRRVVYVSTPHGGSYQARRRIAGWLGSFITLPLDLSRRVTEMITNNEDLRMRLRLGRMPTSLDNMTPGNRFLVALGSLKEARGVSAHSIVSVTGDGPLRDLNDGVVAYESAHLEDVESELVVRSGHSVQGHPKMIAEVKRILYEHFDLLEAEIAEAAD, encoded by the coding sequence ATGGCCGCAAGGTTCCTTCTTCTGGTCGCAGCCCTTTCTTCGGCGGGCTGCGCCACGCCGGTCGGCGTGGACCAGGTCGAACCGCAGAGGCTGCGTCGGGAACTCACGAGCACCATCCTCACCGGCCCGGCGCCGAGCGCTCGCGCCCGTCAGCTTCTCGATCGGCTTTCACTGATCGAAGCCTTCGAAGACACGCCCGAAGAAGCGCTCGAGAGGGTCCGGGTCGGGCTGGGCGGGCCGGATACGGCCGAACGGTTGCTCGGGCTGGCGGAATTGAGCTTCGCCCACGGCGACGCGACGCGAGACCCGATCTGGTACAGGGCCGCTGCTCTGGCTGCCTACGCCTATCTGTTCCCCGAGAAGGATCAGGCGAGGCCAAATCCATTCGACCCTGGTCTTCGTCTTGCTGCCGAACTCTACAACCGCGGCCTGGCCCTGGGGTTTTCGGGTAGGAGCGAGGCTGACTTCTCCTCCGTGCAGAATCGTTGGGAGCTGCCCTACGGGTACATCGCTCTCGAGGTCGACCCCGCCCATCTTGGTTGGTCCGGCTACCGGATGCGAAACGTCGTACCGAGCGCTGAACTGCGGGTGCGGGGCCTGCGCAATCGCTATCGCCGCGTCGGGATCGGTGCCCCGCTCGCGGCCGCGGTGGAGCGGGCCGAGGGGGAGGCCACGGGTCATCGCGTGGGCCCGAAGATGCGGGTCCCCATCACGGCACTCCTTCGCATCGAGGAACCCCGGACTGCCGTGATGACCGGGAAGGTCTCCGCGGCGCTCGAGATCTACGTGATGGACAGCTCGAAAGAGGTCCGAATCGGTGATCGCCGGGTGCCTCTCGAGTACGAGCCGACGACGGCCCTGGCCTTTGGTCTCGAGAATCCTGCCATCTGGAACCTCGAATTCGGAGGGTTCTTCAGCGGCGACTTCACCCCCTTCGAGGACAAGCGGCAGGATGGGTTGGTCCTCCAGCATCCCTACCGTCCCGGCCGCGTTCCGGTCGTTCTCGTTCATGGAACCGCGTCGTCGCCGGGCCGGTGGGCGGAACTCGTGAACGAGTTGCAAGGGGATCCCACCGTTGGCGACCGGATCCAGATCTGGCTTTTCTTCTACAACACCGGCAATCCCATTCTCTATTCGGGAAGCCTGCTCCGGCAGGCGTTGCGCGAAACCGTGTCCGATCTCGATCCGAGCGGTACGGATCCGGCCCTTCAGCACATGCTCGTGATGGGCCATAGCCAGGGTGGTCTGCTGACCAAGCTCCAGGCCGTGAACTCCGACGGTGTCTTCTGGGAGGGCGTCTCGGATCGAGACATTTCCGAACTCGAGCTATCGGATGAGACACGCGAACTCCTGACGCGTGCGATGTTCGTTGAAGCGTTGCCTTTCGTGCGCCGGGTCGTGTACGTCTCGACGCCTCACGGCGGGAGTTACCAGGCGCGCCGCCGAATTGCCGGCTGGCTTGGCAGCTTCATCACCCTTCCTCTCGACCTCTCCCGACGGGTGACCGAGATGATCACGAACAACGAAGATCTGCGGATGCGCCTTCGCCTTGGCCGGATGCCTACGAGTCTCGACAACATGACGCCGGGCAACCGGTTCCTGGTTGCGCTCGGCTCCCTGAAGGAAGCAAGGGGAGTGAGCGCCCATTCGATCGTCTCGGTCACCGGTGACGGCCCGCTCCGGGACCTGAATGATGGCGTCGTGGCCTACGAGAGTGCGCACCTGGAGGATGTGGAATCGGAACTCGTCGTGCGTTCGGGTCACTCGGTGCAGGGACACCCGAAGATGATCGCAGAAGTGAAGCGAATCCTGTACGAGCATTTCGATCTGCTCGAGGCGGAGATCGCAGAGGCGGCAGACTGA
- a CDS encoding OmpA family protein, translating to MRSTMALILAILLFTAGCASTPPPATCAAIGAGLGGGGGAAYGASNDRRHDGDSIMGYGALGILVGGAAGYGICYALQDRAAEETTAATPAEEPSAEPGPAPAPMPAPVVAADPCHETVTFEGVHFEFDRSEILPTGRTVLDAVASRLGECRETRVRIAGHTDSIGTDAYNQGLSERRAAAVANYLVGHGIAAARLDEVGHGEGRPVADNGTDAGRARNRRVELEALR from the coding sequence ATGCGTTCAACGATGGCATTGATTCTTGCGATCCTTCTGTTCACGGCGGGCTGTGCATCGACACCGCCCCCTGCCACCTGCGCGGCGATCGGTGCCGGCCTTGGCGGTGGAGGCGGGGCGGCCTACGGCGCAAGCAACGACCGTCGTCATGACGGGGATTCGATCATGGGTTACGGCGCGCTCGGGATCCTGGTGGGCGGCGCTGCCGGTTACGGGATCTGCTACGCGCTCCAGGATCGCGCAGCCGAGGAGACGACGGCAGCGACGCCTGCCGAGGAGCCCTCCGCCGAACCGGGGCCCGCCCCGGCGCCGATGCCGGCCCCCGTGGTGGCCGCTGATCCCTGCCACGAGACCGTGACGTTCGAAGGCGTCCACTTCGAGTTCGACCGGTCCGAAATCCTGCCAACGGGCCGAACCGTCCTCGACGCGGTTGCCTCGCGATTGGGCGAGTGTCGCGAGACGCGGGTTCGAATTGCAGGGCACACGGATTCGATCGGAACCGATGCCTACAACCAGGGCCTGTCCGAGCGGCGCGCCGCCGCGGTCGCGAACTACCTTGTCGGCCATGGCATCGCGGCCGCGCGTTTGGACGAAGTCGGTCACGGCGAAGGTCGCCCCGTTGCAGACAACGGGACCGATGCGGGGCGGGCTCGCAACCGGCGCGTGGAGCTGGAAGCCCTGCGCTGA
- a CDS encoding gluconate 2-dehydrogenase subunit 3 family protein: MTDSRLSRRQLLKDGTLLGGGLWLGSQIPFPRAARAAAASDEPEVLTADEWKSLEAITARILPTDDQPGAKEAGCTNFIDKALLHEEAAALPLYRTGLAEIEATAVTRYGKGFASLTEAEQDALLVDVEQTEFFETVRVHTLIGFLADPKYGANRDFSGWRVAGYPGPRHRRGGYTPEQVTGAAPVRAIWEDE; the protein is encoded by the coding sequence GTGACGGATTCGCGTCTCTCCCGCCGCCAACTCCTGAAGGACGGAACCCTCCTGGGCGGCGGCCTCTGGCTCGGCAGCCAGATCCCCTTCCCTCGCGCCGCACGAGCGGCCGCTGCGTCGGACGAGCCGGAAGTCTTGACCGCTGACGAGTGGAAGAGCCTCGAGGCGATCACCGCGCGCATCCTGCCGACGGATGATCAGCCCGGGGCGAAGGAGGCGGGCTGCACCAACTTCATCGACAAGGCCTTGTTGCATGAAGAAGCGGCGGCACTTCCTCTCTACCGGACGGGCCTCGCGGAGATCGAGGCCACAGCGGTGACACGCTACGGCAAGGGATTCGCTTCCCTCACGGAGGCGGAGCAAGACGCTCTGCTCGTTGACGTAGAGCAGACCGAGTTCTTCGAGACCGTGCGTGTCCACACCCTGATCGGCTTCCTCGCGGACCCGAAGTACGGCGCCAACCGGGACTTCTCAGGCTGGCGGGTCGCCGGCTACCCGGGGCCGCGGCATCGGCGAGGCGGCTACACACCGGAGCAGGTGACCGGCGCGGCCCCGGTTCGGGCGATCTGGGAAGACGAATAG
- a CDS encoding c-type cytochrome gives MKMGSWIGGLLIVLVASTGAANPDAAALRARVGIAFGELPKEAVNPANSVTEAKIELGRLLYFDERLSLADDISCNSCHPLDRFGADGEPTSPGHEGQRGGRNSPTVYNAALHATQFWDGREPDVEAQAKGPILNPIEMAMPSDAAVIAKLRGIAGYAPLFAAAFPGEADALTYDNLAKAIGAFERRLLTPGPFDAFLAGNDAALDEAQLRGLAAFFETGCTTCHSGPALGGAMFQKLGLVHPYETEDTGRMSVTGNAADKSFFKVPSLRNIAKTGPWFHDGSLTDLSEVVRLMAWHQLDRELDAATIADIVSFLDSLTGEVDAAYIAEPAPVE, from the coding sequence ATGAAGATGGGAAGCTGGATCGGTGGACTATTGATCGTCCTGGTTGCGAGCACCGGTGCGGCGAATCCGGACGCGGCGGCCCTGCGGGCACGAGTCGGAATCGCGTTCGGCGAGCTTCCGAAAGAGGCGGTCAACCCGGCCAACTCCGTCACCGAAGCGAAGATCGAACTCGGCCGGTTGCTCTACTTCGATGAGCGACTCTCCCTCGCCGACGACATCAGCTGCAACTCCTGTCATCCCCTGGATCGCTTTGGCGCGGACGGCGAGCCCACGTCACCTGGGCACGAGGGGCAGCGCGGCGGACGGAATTCGCCGACCGTGTACAACGCCGCGCTCCACGCCACCCAGTTCTGGGATGGGCGGGAGCCCGATGTCGAAGCCCAGGCGAAGGGGCCGATCCTGAACCCGATCGAGATGGCCATGCCGTCGGACGCCGCGGTGATCGCGAAGCTGCGCGGGATCGCAGGCTACGCCCCGCTGTTTGCGGCGGCATTTCCGGGCGAGGCCGATGCGCTGACCTACGACAACCTGGCCAAGGCGATCGGCGCCTTCGAGCGGCGCTTGCTCACACCCGGCCCCTTCGACGCCTTCCTGGCCGGCAATGACGCCGCCCTGGACGAGGCGCAGCTGCGCGGCCTGGCGGCCTTCTTCGAGACCGGCTGTACCACCTGCCATTCCGGCCCGGCGCTCGGGGGCGCCATGTTCCAGAAGCTCGGCCTCGTTCATCCCTACGAGACCGAGGACACCGGTCGTATGTCGGTTACAGGGAACGCCGCGGACAAGTCCTTCTTCAAGGTTCCGTCACTGCGCAACATCGCGAAGACCGGCCCCTGGTTCCACGACGGAAGCCTCACGGATCTCTCGGAGGTCGTTCGCCTGATGGCCTGGCACCAGCTCGACCGTGAGCTCGACGCGGCGACGATCGCCGACATCGTCAGCTTCCTCGACAGCCTGACGGGTGAGGTGGACGCCGCGTACATCGCCGAGCCGGCGCCGGTGGAATAG
- a CDS encoding PAS domain S-box protein, protein MSTNEKGDTRRRILNSGVPGEALWSSNSRPARAGASAIVMVLLLLVGLAGMEVRSYRRQALEREAGMIADQVANHLMSWTDGRLAAIQPFVERWNDHYAGKPEVFRRDAQLFLDRLPGLQALNWLGPDWVIRTTVPNEGNEAALGRNLHDHPAPDVSEAIRRATETGAPARSRAIVDFLQGGRGFASYWPVKGTDGAVVGFVNAVFRIDRMVEVSRVAYQLKGEYEIALVEEDGLVAFAPTGEEDRGLKPWPFSKERKIALLDRPLVLVVAPTPSRVDQLVTSSDFLNLAGVLGACGLVGILAFGVLRRQSELNRLAMATDQAEEGILVIGRNARILYANDAASQMMGRNSLVGSDVTILSEGQGDDDLMVEIAESLGTGRMWRGRYSSVWADGSCHFRDASITPVRGRAGRVESYVGVIRDVTRENELEEELRHSQKMDAVGRLAGGAAHEFNNLLTVIQGYAEQLVESLDGESELHGAAATIQDAARRAAITVGQLLAFSRRQAAQPERLDLNAAVERLEMVLRGALGAEATLATRLGPTLPPVMADPNHIQQVLVNLCVNARDAMPEGGTVTLSTEEVVVSDGPSGTFPDLAPGRYAALSVSDHGSGMDEETRSRMFEPFFTTKEVGRGTGLGLATVYGIAEQSGGALRVVTEPGKGTVVTLVLPFAA, encoded by the coding sequence GTGAGCACTAACGAGAAGGGCGACACCCGGCGGCGGATTCTCAACTCCGGCGTGCCGGGTGAGGCGCTGTGGTCGTCGAACTCACGGCCTGCCCGGGCGGGCGCGTCGGCGATCGTGATGGTCCTGCTTCTCCTGGTGGGGCTCGCCGGAATGGAGGTACGCAGCTACCGCCGCCAGGCCCTCGAGCGCGAAGCGGGCATGATTGCGGATCAGGTGGCCAACCATCTGATGAGCTGGACCGATGGGCGCCTCGCCGCGATCCAGCCGTTCGTCGAGCGTTGGAATGATCACTATGCGGGCAAGCCGGAGGTGTTTCGGCGCGATGCCCAACTCTTCCTGGATCGCCTTCCGGGCCTCCAGGCCCTCAACTGGCTCGGCCCGGATTGGGTGATCCGGACGACGGTGCCCAACGAGGGCAACGAGGCCGCGCTGGGTCGGAACCTGCATGATCATCCGGCGCCCGATGTGTCGGAGGCCATTCGGCGAGCCACGGAAACCGGTGCTCCTGCACGTAGCCGGGCGATCGTGGATTTCCTGCAAGGTGGGCGAGGCTTCGCCAGCTATTGGCCGGTGAAGGGAACCGACGGCGCCGTTGTCGGGTTCGTGAATGCGGTTTTTCGCATCGATCGGATGGTCGAGGTCTCCCGTGTGGCCTACCAGCTGAAAGGCGAATACGAGATCGCGCTGGTCGAGGAAGACGGACTGGTTGCATTCGCCCCGACGGGGGAGGAAGACCGTGGTTTGAAGCCCTGGCCTTTCTCGAAGGAGCGGAAGATCGCGTTGCTCGATCGTCCCCTCGTCCTGGTTGTCGCACCCACACCGAGCCGTGTCGATCAACTCGTTACGTCCTCTGATTTCCTCAACCTGGCAGGTGTGCTCGGGGCATGTGGGCTGGTCGGGATCCTTGCGTTTGGCGTGCTACGCCGTCAATCCGAACTCAACCGCCTCGCGATGGCAACCGACCAGGCGGAAGAGGGAATCCTGGTGATCGGTAGGAACGCGCGAATCCTCTACGCCAACGACGCTGCATCGCAGATGATGGGCCGGAATTCGCTGGTTGGAAGTGATGTCACCATCCTTTCCGAAGGGCAGGGCGACGACGATCTGATGGTCGAGATCGCGGAATCACTCGGGACCGGTCGCATGTGGCGTGGGCGCTATTCCTCCGTCTGGGCGGATGGTTCGTGTCATTTTCGAGATGCGAGCATCACCCCCGTGCGCGGCCGAGCCGGACGCGTCGAAAGCTACGTGGGCGTCATCCGAGACGTTACCCGCGAGAACGAACTCGAAGAGGAGCTTCGCCACTCCCAGAAGATGGATGCGGTGGGGCGGCTCGCGGGCGGCGCAGCCCATGAGTTCAACAACCTCCTCACCGTGATCCAGGGCTACGCGGAGCAACTCGTCGAATCCCTCGACGGAGAGTCCGAGCTTCATGGGGCCGCCGCCACCATCCAGGATGCGGCGCGGCGCGCCGCAATCACGGTTGGCCAGCTGCTCGCCTTTTCACGTCGCCAGGCCGCACAACCCGAGCGCCTCGATCTGAATGCCGCCGTCGAACGCCTCGAGATGGTGCTGCGCGGCGCCCTCGGTGCCGAGGCGACACTGGCGACACGCCTCGGCCCGACTCTCCCGCCCGTCATGGCCGACCCGAACCACATCCAACAGGTGCTGGTGAATCTCTGTGTGAACGCACGGGACGCCATGCCCGAAGGCGGGACGGTCACGCTGAGTACTGAGGAGGTTGTCGTCTCCGACGGGCCGTCCGGAACATTTCCGGACCTCGCCCCCGGGCGCTACGCCGCTCTCTCGGTCTCCGACCATGGCAGTGGTATGGACGAGGAGACCCGCTCGCGAATGTTCGAGCCCTTCTTCACGACCAAGGAGGTCGGGCGAGGCACCGGCCTCGGCCTGGCCACCGTCTACGGAATCGCTGAGCAGAGTGGCGGTGCTCTTCGCGTGGTGACCGAGCCGGGCAAAGGCACCGTCGTCACCCTGGTTCTCCCCTTCGCGGCCTGA